CACCTAACTGGTTTCTAATACCTGTAAACTTAGCAGGTAGTTAGCAATCATTAAGTTTAAATCCATAATTTGATAGGCGATTATCCAAGAAATGAAATTTATCAAAGAAAAAGGGACCCGGATAAAAATTGTGGCGGGCCCGCAGGGATTTGAACCCCGGATCTCCGGCTTCGAAGGCCAGCGTCATAATCCGTACTAGACTACGGGCCCATCAGAAATAGATTTCTAGTGTTGGTCTAATAATTATATTTAGCTGGATTTTTTCAAAGCTTTTTTCAATGATATAATCACACTTTCTTTGCCCATTGCCTTTATATATGATCCTAATTTTGGTCCAGCTTGTGTGCCAAGAAGAAGCAAATAAAGAGTTCTGAAAAAATCCCTAGCAGATAAATCATTTTTTCTTGCTATAGCAAAAATATTGCTTTGGATTTTTTCCTCATCGTCCTCCACCTCCATAATGTCTATCAGGTCACTAATTGCATCTTTCTCCGCATTTTTTAGGGAAACTTTAACCTCTTCAGTTTTTCCAAAATCTTTCGCCCAATTTATCGCGTAATTTATCTTCTTGTCTATTTCCTTATCTACAGAATCAGTAAAGTATCCATAAGCTATCAATTTATCAATTACAAATTTCTTTCTCTCTTTTTCTGGAGCTACTCTTGCTAAGTAAACAAGTAGATTGTAAGGTATGTGAATGCCCAGTTGTTTAGGAGGTTTTAACAACAAACTGTAGAGATACAGACCATTAAGCTTCGCAAATTCTTTTTTATCCTTGATCTTTTTCTTTTTGAAAAATATTTCTTCTAATTCATCGATTTCATCCATATACTTAGGAATATCCAAGTGTGATATTGCTCTAGTTCCAACAATTCTTTTGAACATCAGAAGTAGTAGGGATTGAGGTGAGCCATAATCCAACCATACTTGAGGAGTGAATACGTTCCCTTTTGATTTGGAGATTTTCTTTCCTCCTTTATCGAGAAACATCTCATATCTGACATGCATAGGAGGCGCATAATTCAGGATTTCTTTTGATATTCTGTCATTAACCTTAACCGAATCAGCTATATCTTTTCCATAAGCTTCAAAATTTATCTTGAGGGTACTCCATCTGGCAGCAAATTCTCCTTTCCAACTTAATTTCCCATCACCCTGCCTATAATCCAATTCACTCTTGTGATCGCACCCTTTTAACCATTGATTATGAACTTTCATTCCCTCACAAGAGTACAGTATCTTGTTCTCGTCTGGAAGAAATTTGTAAGCAGAGGTTGTATAGATCCTACCACAATTTTCACAAACAGGGAAATAAGGTAGAATTTCGACATACTTTTCTTGCCCTAATTCATCCATTATTATTTTGCCAATTCTATCGGCATTAATAAGGATGGTTTTAATTTGTTCATTGAACAATCCGGCTTTGTAGGCTTTAGTAGCTGAATAGAATTTATACGCAATACCCGTTCTGTCCATTGCATCTATTAGTAATGAACTCATATGGTCTCCATAACTATCGTGGCAATTAAAGGGATCTGGAATTGATGTAACTGGAAAACCTAAATATTTCTTTAAAGAATCAGGCAAACCTACAGGAACTTTTCTTAATCCATCTTTATCATCTGAAAATGCAATATATTCTGATTTTGTCCCGATCTCTTCAAGTGCCAATTTTAATCCATAGGATCTGGCACAATCACTGAAGCTACCGATATGAGGGAATCCTGAAGCGCCAA
This sequence is a window from Candidatus Bathyarchaeota archaeon. Protein-coding genes within it:
- the lysS gene encoding lysine--tRNA ligase, with translation MDVEIIGHGTWLDKIAQELLDRERKLERKNEIIRTESGLGASGFPHIGSFSDCARSYGLKLALEEIGTKSEYIAFSDDKDGLRKVPVGLPDSLKKYLGFPVTSIPDPFNCHDSYGDHMSSLLIDAMDRTGIAYKFYSATKAYKAGLFNEQIKTILINADRIGKIIMDELGQEKYVEILPYFPVCENCGRIYTTSAYKFLPDENKILYSCEGMKVHNQWLKGCDHKSELDYRQGDGKLSWKGEFAARWSTLKINFEAYGKDIADSVKVNDRISKEILNYAPPMHVRYEMFLDKGGKKISKSKGNVFTPQVWLDYGSPQSLLLLMFKRIVGTRAISHLDIPKYMDEIDELEEIFFKKKKIKDKKEFAKLNGLYLYSLLLKPPKQLGIHIPYNLLVYLARVAPEKERKKFVIDKLIAYGYFTDSVDKEIDKKINYAINWAKDFGKTEEVKVSLKNAEKDAISDLIDIMEVEDDEEKIQSNIFAIARKNDLSARDFFRTLYLLLLGTQAGPKLGSYIKAMGKESVIISLKKALKKSS